The following are encoded together in the Cerasicoccus sp. TK19100 genome:
- a CDS encoding tetratricopeptide repeat protein gives MGQDAANMTLSNLLQAADNLVSRQQFIEARPYLEELVNRFQGSEQKDNLEGVYFYLGISYLVEYSSDNSKDALTKAIEWLQRMQKEFPNGENAVKGYLYEADAYRGLQDFLKAAEIYEKLLRQPLEGRMNYEQRMEVLEKLSECLYIKREWKRGLPYFEMFLKETRDPNDQASAAAALLEGNIKEKHYDVALEYLRFLVGESPARYNLQLNVALIDAGDQLAKEKRYTEAMLMYRMVLTVDQIKAWQNARLEDLEAQLSRLRMMVKDKNNDRAIELETNIFNAKAQIEALDKLKPYTVDLKVRIARNYLLTNRDWESFYAYRNLIKDYPDNPNLEQYIYAAFTGATKINKPDAVVELGEDYLGNPKYTEYRDDVIVKLLEYYKRNNDYLDFFDLSKAFVAESPDKDYAKSVIFLMGDTYTRLEQYDEMKRQFMEWDKQYPTSTITPGLKYWIGLALILENNYGDAFEYYNDILLDYPSSTYAEDSLYRRGICSMGIEEFDAARRDFSQYIREYPNTSQRGEVEFFLGEIDSATGNIKSALTHYGNVEKYTDNIQFIQNSYFRMAALLEANGEYQQMAEVLRQFIEKYADQGELTAAIYQLGRAYELNQQPHLMLKEYIGAISEFGDDPYTYGLDEILRVYPQNYYKNQELIEQNLNLLRKLNEDAAYRNHIAEDRQAIFVFLGENPLVLEPIKRSLYDQEFRERLVQTQEDIQPWLAQFENLKQEFPQETPEQTFSRLYKQAREDKEETLALRLQYSLDKLGVKVDPGRVFTEDDYYYASPVTLIWVGQQIQKYDASSARTAFEMVIEDHANSDQVFNALLALGDLEMEAGNFEQAKAFYEKAEADFPRQKGLKFAAMKQGDIARKLGDHSSAREKYRQISTNREWRGPIHAEALYKTGESYEEEGDQKHALAAYQRVYIGYPAYKDWAAKAYLKAGRILVQLGEKDKARAAYDEFLSNADYRSTDEYTTIQQERKAL, from the coding sequence ATGGGGCAGGATGCGGCGAACATGACGTTGTCCAACCTGCTGCAAGCGGCGGATAATCTGGTCAGCCGTCAGCAATTCATAGAGGCCAGGCCCTACTTAGAGGAGCTGGTTAACCGCTTCCAGGGCAGTGAGCAAAAGGATAACCTCGAAGGTGTCTATTTCTACCTGGGCATCAGCTACTTGGTCGAATACTCGTCGGACAACAGTAAGGATGCGTTGACCAAGGCGATTGAGTGGCTCCAGCGCATGCAGAAGGAGTTTCCCAACGGTGAGAACGCGGTCAAAGGCTACCTTTACGAGGCCGACGCATACCGGGGGCTTCAGGATTTCCTCAAGGCCGCTGAAATCTACGAGAAGCTGCTACGCCAGCCCCTCGAAGGTCGCATGAATTACGAGCAACGCATGGAGGTGCTCGAAAAGCTGTCGGAATGCCTTTACATCAAGCGTGAGTGGAAGCGTGGTCTGCCTTACTTCGAGATGTTCCTCAAGGAAACGCGTGATCCGAATGACCAAGCCTCAGCTGCTGCCGCTTTGCTGGAGGGTAACATTAAAGAGAAGCATTACGACGTCGCATTGGAGTATTTGCGTTTCCTCGTTGGCGAATCGCCCGCGCGTTACAATCTGCAGTTAAACGTCGCCCTGATTGACGCTGGTGACCAACTGGCCAAGGAAAAGCGCTACACTGAGGCAATGCTCATGTATCGCATGGTGCTGACGGTTGATCAGATCAAGGCTTGGCAGAATGCCCGTTTGGAAGACTTGGAAGCGCAGCTCAGCCGTCTCCGAATGATGGTCAAGGACAAGAATAATGACCGTGCCATTGAGCTCGAAACGAACATCTTCAATGCCAAAGCCCAGATCGAGGCCTTGGATAAACTGAAGCCCTATACGGTCGATCTCAAAGTGCGCATTGCCCGCAACTACCTGCTGACGAACCGTGACTGGGAGTCCTTCTACGCTTACCGCAACCTGATCAAAGATTACCCGGATAATCCAAATCTTGAGCAGTATATTTACGCGGCGTTTACCGGCGCGACCAAGATCAACAAGCCGGACGCAGTGGTTGAACTCGGCGAAGACTACCTTGGGAACCCGAAATACACGGAATATCGCGATGATGTCATTGTAAAGCTGCTGGAATACTACAAGCGCAACAATGACTACCTGGACTTCTTTGACCTTTCTAAGGCATTCGTTGCCGAAAGCCCGGATAAGGACTACGCCAAGTCCGTCATCTTCTTGATGGGGGATACCTACACCCGTCTGGAACAATATGACGAGATGAAGCGCCAGTTCATGGAGTGGGATAAGCAATACCCCACATCCACGATCACGCCTGGTCTCAAATACTGGATTGGCCTCGCGCTCATTCTGGAAAACAACTACGGCGACGCTTTCGAGTATTACAACGACATCCTCCTCGACTACCCCAGCAGCACCTATGCGGAAGACTCTCTCTACCGCCGTGGCATTTGCTCCATGGGCATTGAGGAGTTCGATGCCGCCCGTCGGGACTTCAGCCAATACATCCGCGAATACCCGAACACTTCGCAGCGCGGCGAAGTCGAGTTCTTCCTCGGTGAAATCGATTCAGCCACGGGTAACATCAAATCTGCGCTGACGCACTACGGCAACGTTGAGAAGTATACCGACAATATTCAGTTTATTCAAAACTCTTACTTCCGTATGGCCGCGCTCTTGGAGGCCAATGGCGAATACCAGCAAATGGCGGAAGTGCTGCGTCAGTTCATTGAGAAGTATGCAGACCAAGGTGAGCTCACTGCCGCCATTTATCAGCTCGGTCGCGCTTACGAGTTGAATCAGCAGCCGCACCTGATGCTCAAGGAATACATCGGTGCCATCAGTGAGTTCGGTGACGATCCCTACACTTACGGCCTGGACGAAATTCTCCGCGTTTATCCGCAGAATTACTACAAAAACCAGGAGCTGATCGAGCAGAACCTCAATCTCTTGCGCAAGCTGAATGAGGATGCTGCTTACCGCAATCATATCGCCGAAGACCGTCAGGCTATTTTCGTGTTCCTTGGTGAGAATCCGCTGGTTCTTGAGCCAATCAAGCGCTCACTTTACGATCAGGAGTTCCGCGAACGCTTGGTGCAAACCCAGGAGGACATCCAGCCTTGGTTGGCCCAGTTTGAAAACCTCAAGCAGGAATTCCCCCAGGAAACACCGGAGCAGACTTTCTCACGCCTCTACAAGCAGGCGCGTGAAGACAAAGAAGAAACCTTGGCGCTGCGCCTGCAATACTCCCTCGACAAGCTTGGGGTAAAGGTCGACCCAGGCCGCGTCTTCACCGAGGATGATTATTACTACGCCAGCCCGGTTACTTTGATCTGGGTGGGGCAGCAGATTCAAAAATACGACGCAAGCTCTGCTCGCACGGCTTTCGAGATGGTCATTGAGGACCACGCAAATTCCGATCAGGTTTTCAATGCGTTGCTTGCCTTGGGTGACCTTGAAATGGAGGCCGGCAATTTTGAGCAGGCCAAGGCATTCTACGAGAAGGCGGAGGCTGACTTCCCACGCCAAAAAGGCCTGAAGTTTGCCGCAATGAAGCAGGGCGATATCGCCCGTAAGCTTGGCGACCACTCCAGCGCCCGTGAAAAGTATCGCCAAATCAGCACCAACCGCGAATGGCGTGGCCCCATTCACGCTGAAGCCCTTTACAAAACCGGCGAGAGCTACGAAGAGGAAGGTGACCAAAAGCATGCTCTGGCTGCCTATCAGCGAGTTTATATCGGCTATCCGGCCTACAAAGACTGGGCCGCCAAAGCCTACTTGAAAGCAGGTCGTATCCTCGTGCAACTCGGTGAGAAGGACAAAGCGCGCGCAGCCTATGATGAGTTCCTCAGCAACGCTGACTATCGCAGCACCGACGAATACACCACCATCCAGCAAGAACGGAAGGCCCTCTAA
- a CDS encoding tetratricopeptide repeat protein yields MKRILSVACLLFLGAAAAQAQDYFRQYGNEPMQVINQTTDPSSTEVLTLVGLDRGDLILRIPNRKGEVGIPLKSENLKLKIQYPDDVALGLRNIESGEYEEAIPRLRPSVYAVIKYFDIPAESMNVHEIINQYLIALNNAPGHDEEISGLIRRIPLDTAPPIFSVRALEFVTRLVELGKQDEALNLLNRIPMEADNEAMLDLVMDFAGQLREEGNLDEAQFLYDRLQQSKGTEQAQIAVLWSAYCNVALGRAQLAGIFVDKAGNLKPDDRAYSLAQLVKARIMLDSLNYTAAMEEAAQGVVGVDVGYSWAPELIFVAGLCYENLDYPDTAREVYNEIILFWPENKWAQESQKGLIRLPPPSPKEEAPSGA; encoded by the coding sequence ATGAAGCGTATACTTTCAGTTGCCTGTCTCCTTTTCCTCGGTGCCGCCGCTGCGCAGGCCCAAGATTATTTCCGTCAATATGGCAATGAGCCGATGCAGGTCATCAACCAGACGACCGATCCCAGCAGCACAGAAGTGCTGACGTTGGTTGGTCTGGACCGGGGTGATCTTATCTTGCGCATTCCCAATCGTAAGGGCGAAGTCGGGATTCCGCTCAAAAGCGAGAATCTCAAATTGAAGATTCAATACCCGGACGACGTCGCCCTGGGGCTCCGTAACATTGAAAGTGGCGAGTATGAAGAAGCGATCCCTCGTCTGCGCCCATCGGTATACGCAGTGATCAAGTATTTCGATATCCCGGCGGAAAGCATGAATGTCCACGAGATCATTAACCAATATCTCATCGCGTTGAACAACGCGCCCGGACATGACGAAGAGATCAGCGGGCTGATTCGTCGCATTCCCTTGGACACGGCACCGCCGATCTTCTCAGTGCGGGCACTTGAATTCGTTACCCGCCTAGTGGAGCTCGGTAAGCAAGACGAAGCTCTCAATCTCCTCAATCGTATCCCGATGGAGGCTGACAACGAAGCCATGCTGGATCTGGTAATGGACTTTGCAGGGCAGCTACGCGAAGAGGGCAATCTGGATGAAGCCCAATTTCTTTATGACCGACTCCAGCAGTCCAAAGGCACCGAGCAGGCACAGATTGCGGTTTTGTGGAGCGCCTATTGTAACGTGGCTCTGGGCCGTGCCCAGTTGGCAGGAATCTTTGTGGATAAGGCCGGTAACTTGAAGCCGGATGACCGTGCCTACTCATTGGCTCAGTTGGTCAAGGCCCGGATCATGCTGGATTCGCTTAATTATACAGCTGCCATGGAAGAAGCCGCTCAAGGTGTCGTTGGCGTTGACGTCGGCTACTCATGGGCCCCGGAACTTATCTTTGTGGCAGGGCTTTGTTACGAGAATTTGGATTACCCAGACACCGCCCGTGAGGTTTACAACGAGATCATCCTCTTTTGGCCGGAAAACAAATGGGCACAGGAATCACAGAAGGGGTTGATCCGTCTGCCGCCGCCGAGCCCGAAGGAAGAAGCGCCCAGCGGCGCATAA
- a CDS encoding MotA/TolQ/ExbB proton channel family protein: protein MQSIRKLLIFLTLGFALVAGVTTAQAQDADAAEEAAAETAPAPESQNVLDMFKAGGWAMYPLGLLSVSAFGLIIYNFLVIREKTFLRPDLVEEIKPVMGNLQFDKARQICDENPSVVTNIIYSGLDRVDPENFDPEIIKEAMEESSTEELAAPFVMINYLSLIATLSPMVGLLGTVSGMVKAFRGIAAAGMGNPQGLADNISEALITTASGLIVAIPAMFFFFFFKNKYGKIASSVSKLVGDVFFEMIRGLRRHSS from the coding sequence ATGCAAAGTATCCGTAAACTCCTCATCTTCCTCACCCTGGGCTTCGCCCTCGTGGCGGGTGTCACCACCGCACAGGCTCAGGACGCCGATGCCGCGGAAGAAGCCGCCGCAGAAACCGCACCCGCGCCGGAAAGCCAAAACGTCTTGGATATGTTCAAGGCTGGTGGCTGGGCGATGTATCCGCTTGGCTTGCTGTCGGTTAGCGCATTCGGTCTTATCATTTACAACTTCCTGGTGATCCGTGAAAAGACCTTCCTTCGTCCGGACCTCGTCGAGGAGATCAAGCCGGTTATGGGCAACCTCCAGTTCGACAAGGCACGCCAAATTTGCGATGAAAACCCGTCGGTTGTGACGAACATCATCTACTCCGGTCTTGACCGTGTGGACCCGGAAAATTTCGACCCGGAAATCATCAAGGAAGCCATGGAAGAATCTTCCACTGAGGAGCTCGCCGCACCATTTGTGATGATCAACTACCTGTCGCTGATTGCCACGCTGTCGCCGATGGTGGGTCTGCTCGGAACGGTTTCCGGTATGGTTAAGGCCTTCCGTGGCATTGCTGCTGCCGGTATGGGCAACCCGCAAGGTTTGGCGGACAACATTTCTGAGGCTCTGATCACCACAGCTTCGGGTCTGATCGTCGCCATCCCGGCCATGTTCTTCTTCTTCTTCTTTAAGAACAAATACGGTAAGATTGCCTCCAGCGTTTCCAAGCTTGTGGGCGACGTATTCTTCGAAATGATCCGTGGCCTGCGCCGTCACTCTTCCTAA
- a CDS encoding ExbD/TolR family protein, translated as MKTHAPQMEDQDFDITPMIDVVFLLIVFFMVVAAEITEKIEVELPEADKAVVPEEIGPRMEVSVQESGDIFVGMVPVDLKQLGNRVRTGNNEIAGFKVFVRADERTPHKYVNDVMKTCAENGVLDVIFATFEQK; from the coding sequence GTGAAAACGCACGCCCCACAGATGGAGGATCAGGACTTCGACATCACGCCGATGATTGACGTGGTGTTCCTGCTCATCGTCTTCTTCATGGTGGTCGCCGCGGAAATTACGGAAAAGATCGAAGTAGAGCTGCCCGAGGCCGACAAGGCTGTTGTTCCGGAAGAGATTGGCCCACGCATGGAAGTCTCTGTTCAAGAGAGCGGAGACATCTTCGTAGGCATGGTGCCGGTTGATTTAAAGCAACTGGGCAACCGAGTCCGCACCGGTAACAACGAGATCGCCGGCTTCAAGGTCTTCGTCCGCGCCGACGAACGCACGCCGCATAAATACGTAAATGACGTCATGAAAACCTGCGCTGAAAACGGGGTGCTCGACGTTATTTTCGCAACCTTTGAGCAGAAATAA
- a CDS encoding ExbD/TolR family protein translates to MAKKIPFLDTKDTVDLTPMIDVVFLLLAFFMVTTDLTQEADLGITLPAIAEPDPNATPPDEHIVEIAPSGEVSLNGTPMDNPVSIEMPQLVSTLSRLKGAADQVGQRTAVTIVADPDSLHQRSIAVLNACAAAKVKFVMFSQE, encoded by the coding sequence ATGGCCAAGAAAATCCCATTCCTGGACACAAAGGACACGGTCGACCTCACGCCGATGATTGACGTGGTCTTCCTGCTGCTGGCGTTCTTCATGGTCACCACCGACCTTACGCAGGAGGCCGATCTGGGCATCACACTGCCCGCGATCGCTGAACCGGATCCGAATGCGACGCCGCCGGATGAGCACATTGTGGAAATCGCCCCCAGTGGTGAAGTCAGCCTCAATGGCACACCGATGGACAATCCTGTGAGTATCGAAATGCCGCAGTTGGTTTCGACATTGTCCCGCCTCAAGGGCGCGGCTGACCAAGTGGGCCAACGCACTGCAGTCACCATCGTTGCCGACCCGGATTCGCTCCACCAGCGCTCGATCGCCGTCCTTAACGCCTGCGCCGCCGCCAAGGTGAAATTCGTGATGTTCTCCCAGGAGTAG
- a CDS encoding type II toxin-antitoxin system death-on-curing family toxin: MPVFLTTEQVERLHRRSLDLYGGQDGLRDRPLFEGSVAQAQQVFVYEEADVFGIAAAYCFHLAQAQAFVDGNKRTAVAAGLTFLNLNGIETDRDISDRLYDAMIAIANRQLSRQELADLLRELLG, from the coding sequence ATGCCGGTTTTTCTTACAACCGAGCAAGTAGAGCGGTTGCATCGTCGATCTTTAGATCTGTATGGAGGCCAGGATGGCCTGCGCGATCGTCCTTTATTTGAAGGTTCGGTTGCCCAGGCGCAGCAGGTCTTTGTCTATGAGGAAGCAGATGTGTTCGGAATTGCCGCGGCATATTGCTTTCATCTTGCTCAGGCTCAGGCGTTTGTTGATGGCAATAAACGGACTGCAGTTGCGGCAGGTTTGACGTTTCTTAATCTGAATGGAATTGAAACCGATCGAGATATTTCGGATCGACTTTATGATGCAATGATCGCCATTGCGAATCGGCAATTATCGCGCCAGGAATTGGCTGATTTACTGAGAGAATTACTGGGCTAA
- a CDS encoding DNA-3-methyladenine glycosylase family protein — MPKPPNKVNRWTEWQPVQPAVTCTPEVLGELIDGGQAFRWNLVEGVWRGVWANCLVELMVVDDLVQWRAPERIAERVGQQIPKYLGADATYAPIWDALPHRSDPALASAMKRWPGLRILRQPFGETVLCFLCSSMKQIPSIKLICATLAERFGREIVPGIHALPDWATLHHVSETELRSAGLGYRARHIHAASHFLAGQPGWLEVVEALPYPEAKERLMQLPGVGAKIADCALLFGAGRLEAFPVDTWINRIMAEHYGLDGWKIEQVAHFGRIHFGEYAGLAQQFLFSNARRG, encoded by the coding sequence TTGCCCAAGCCGCCGAATAAGGTGAACCGCTGGACCGAGTGGCAGCCCGTTCAACCGGCGGTGACCTGCACGCCTGAGGTTTTAGGTGAACTCATAGACGGTGGGCAGGCCTTTCGTTGGAATTTAGTCGAGGGCGTATGGCGCGGAGTGTGGGCAAATTGCCTGGTAGAGCTGATGGTTGTCGATGATCTCGTTCAATGGCGAGCCCCCGAGAGAATTGCCGAGCGTGTCGGCCAGCAGATTCCGAAATACCTCGGCGCGGATGCGACATACGCACCGATCTGGGACGCCTTGCCGCATCGCAGCGACCCGGCATTGGCCAGTGCGATGAAGCGCTGGCCGGGCCTGAGAATTTTGCGCCAGCCATTCGGCGAAACCGTGCTTTGCTTTCTGTGCAGCTCAATGAAGCAGATTCCGAGCATCAAGCTGATCTGCGCCACGCTTGCAGAACGTTTCGGGCGGGAAATCGTCCCCGGCATACACGCCCTGCCCGACTGGGCGACGCTCCATCATGTGAGCGAGACTGAGCTCCGCTCAGCAGGCCTGGGTTATCGTGCCCGGCACATCCATGCGGCCAGCCACTTTCTGGCCGGACAGCCCGGCTGGCTCGAGGTCGTGGAAGCCTTGCCCTACCCGGAGGCCAAGGAGCGCCTGATGCAACTGCCTGGTGTGGGTGCAAAAATCGCCGACTGCGCGTTGCTCTTTGGTGCGGGTCGCCTGGAGGCATTTCCCGTCGATACGTGGATCAACCGCATCATGGCTGAACACTACGGTCTCGATGGCTGGAAAATTGAGCAAGTCGCCCACTTTGGCCGCATCCATTTCGGCGAGTATGCCGGCCTCGCCCAACAGTTTCTTTTTTCAAATGCACGGCGAGGGTGA
- a CDS encoding DUF3450 family protein: MPRSLIIGGFILSAAGSAWAQNTQSSTHAALREWVRTEKSISDEAADWQAEQAVLEDMITVLEMESAQMAEQMAAVEATIADSTAKTEALARREQALRNDLKELSQVMTTWETQAQAMVASWPDPLKIQFKNYPTLQRKVTNDSAWLGRAQRWIELFREADQFNREVTVFVNTAELDGGESWQVSEIYYGLAGGFWTSADGSQGGLLTPSADGWKRTHDSVSADMAEEMIAIAYSRRPSVHVEAPVTVD; encoded by the coding sequence ATGCCTCGTTCGCTCATTATTGGCGGATTCATTCTCAGCGCCGCCGGATCGGCTTGGGCGCAAAACACCCAAAGCAGCACTCATGCGGCGTTGCGGGAATGGGTGCGCACGGAAAAGTCGATCAGTGACGAAGCCGCCGATTGGCAGGCGGAGCAGGCAGTGCTTGAGGATATGATTACGGTGCTGGAAATGGAGTCTGCGCAAATGGCCGAGCAGATGGCCGCTGTCGAAGCAACCATCGCCGACTCAACGGCTAAGACCGAGGCATTGGCCCGGCGTGAGCAGGCGCTGCGCAACGACCTGAAGGAGCTGTCGCAGGTAATGACGACTTGGGAAACTCAAGCGCAGGCCATGGTCGCGAGTTGGCCCGACCCACTGAAGATTCAGTTCAAAAACTACCCAACTTTGCAGCGCAAAGTAACCAATGACTCGGCTTGGCTTGGGCGTGCGCAACGCTGGATCGAACTGTTTCGCGAGGCGGATCAGTTTAATCGGGAAGTCACTGTTTTCGTGAATACCGCAGAGCTGGATGGCGGCGAAAGTTGGCAGGTGAGTGAAATATACTATGGCTTGGCCGGTGGGTTCTGGACATCTGCGGACGGCTCGCAAGGAGGTCTCTTAACGCCCTCGGCCGACGGTTGGAAGCGCACCCATGACTCGGTTTCGGCCGACATGGCGGAAGAGATGATCGCCATCGCCTATTCTCGTCGGCCGTCTGTGCACGTGGAAGCACCGGTAACCGTTGATTAG
- a CDS encoding MotA/TolQ/ExbB proton channel family protein: MRYFLLFLLALLAPIYLGADEIADAAQADLKSAIERLRKQRADIAVEKAALLKQYNALEAKVREQRRNYEMLKLTAGQQGADYEQRRTELVELEQQFASLQTALEDYRIYLQTNLHPADAKAFMEELGSEPIDDDQAAKQAPAYLNFGLQSLQEASGGRVLQGEAAGPNGQISAGQFLLWGPMSYFSNGSVAGFSMHEEGLTPQVAAFNNPAHITSLSKAMAGEPTSLPLDASNGRALLLVQESEDIADHLASGGVWVWPILTLAGLALLVMFYKIGEIGIVRLPGDAEFENVLSDLAANKLDEAKEQINKMRDPAKSLLSSALDRLGQPREVLEDVLLEHVIRWQMRWERGLAMLAVTAAVSPLLGLLGTVTGMISTFRMIGVYGSGEARPMAGGISEALVTTELGLLVAIPALIAHAILSRRAQSLTSDLEGVATRFIDALPGEPKKESADG, translated from the coding sequence ATGCGATATTTTCTGTTATTCCTACTGGCGTTGTTGGCACCGATATATTTGGGGGCGGACGAGATTGCGGATGCCGCTCAGGCAGATCTTAAGTCGGCCATCGAACGCCTGCGCAAACAGCGCGCGGATATCGCGGTGGAGAAAGCGGCATTGCTCAAGCAATACAACGCGCTCGAAGCCAAGGTGCGTGAGCAGCGGCGTAATTATGAGATGCTGAAACTAACTGCCGGGCAGCAGGGGGCGGACTACGAGCAACGCCGCACTGAGTTGGTGGAGCTGGAGCAGCAATTTGCCTCGCTGCAAACGGCGCTGGAAGACTACCGCATTTACCTTCAGACGAACCTGCATCCCGCTGACGCCAAGGCCTTCATGGAAGAGCTCGGCAGTGAACCGATTGATGATGACCAGGCAGCAAAGCAGGCCCCGGCCTACCTTAACTTTGGATTACAAAGTTTGCAGGAGGCAAGCGGTGGCCGTGTATTACAAGGGGAGGCCGCCGGACCCAACGGACAAATTTCCGCCGGTCAATTTTTGCTGTGGGGGCCGATGAGCTATTTTAGCAACGGATCGGTCGCCGGGTTTTCCATGCATGAAGAGGGGCTGACGCCGCAAGTTGCCGCATTCAATAACCCAGCCCACATCACTTCACTTAGCAAAGCCATGGCCGGCGAGCCGACGAGCCTACCGCTAGATGCTAGTAATGGCCGCGCCTTACTCTTGGTGCAGGAGTCGGAAGATATCGCCGACCACTTGGCCTCGGGAGGCGTTTGGGTGTGGCCCATTTTGACCCTGGCGGGATTGGCGCTGCTCGTTATGTTTTATAAAATCGGCGAAATCGGTATCGTTCGCCTGCCTGGAGACGCTGAGTTTGAAAATGTGCTGAGTGATCTGGCCGCGAACAAACTCGATGAAGCCAAGGAGCAGATCAACAAGATGAGGGACCCCGCGAAATCCTTGCTTAGCTCGGCGCTGGATCGCTTGGGGCAGCCACGTGAAGTCTTGGAAGACGTGTTGCTTGAGCATGTCATCCGCTGGCAAATGCGCTGGGAGCGCGGGCTGGCGATGCTCGCGGTAACTGCAGCGGTGTCACCGTTGTTGGGGCTGTTGGGCACGGTGACAGGGATGATTTCGACTTTTCGAATGATTGGCGTTTACGGCAGTGGTGAGGCGCGGCCCATGGCTGGCGGCATTTCCGAGGCGCTGGTTACGACTGAGCTTGGTTTGCTCGTCGCGATTCCTGCGCTAATCGCCCACGCGATTTTATCACGCCGCGCGCAGAGCCTGACCTCTGACCTCGAGGGTGTGGCGACGCGTTTCATTGATGCCCTGCCGGGTGAGCCGAAAAAGGAAAGCGCTGATGGCTGA
- a CDS encoding MotA/TolQ/ExbB proton channel family protein, whose product MADLSQWFLQEVWPVWEKGGWLMPFLALLALVIYYTAFELWRDASRWPLARLLKLSENDLTADKLPPELSRPLSAPTPADSARGFDSLRRHILQRLDRRMAFLAILTSAAPLAGLLGTVTGLLATFRQLALSSGGIAEGAASGLYEALISTQTGLIIAIPAYMALYALRRRRDEWAAAITHVESIGLRPMRKEAA is encoded by the coding sequence ATGGCTGATCTGTCGCAGTGGTTTTTGCAGGAAGTATGGCCGGTATGGGAAAAGGGCGGCTGGCTAATGCCGTTTCTGGCGCTGCTCGCGCTGGTCATTTATTATACCGCGTTCGAGCTTTGGCGCGATGCGAGCCGCTGGCCTTTGGCGCGTTTGCTGAAGCTGTCGGAAAATGATTTAACCGCTGACAAGCTACCTCCCGAGCTGAGCCGGCCGTTGTCCGCGCCAACACCTGCTGATAGCGCGCGAGGTTTTGACTCGTTGCGTCGCCATATTTTGCAGCGCCTGGATCGCCGGATGGCCTTTCTGGCGATTCTCACCAGCGCCGCGCCATTGGCCGGTTTGCTGGGTACGGTGACGGGACTGCTGGCGACGTTTCGCCAACTGGCATTATCCAGCGGCGGTATCGCTGAGGGTGCGGCATCGGGACTTTACGAGGCGCTAATCAGCACCCAAACGGGGCTCATCATCGCGATCCCTGCCTACATGGCGTTATACGCGCTCCGTCGTCGTCGGGATGAATGGGCGGCGGCAATCACGCACGTCGAAAGCATTGGCCTGCGCCCGATGCGAAAGGAGGCCGCATGA
- a CDS encoding ExbD/TolR family protein, producing the protein MSLRARRQSRIKPPTLTDINLSPLIDMVFILLIFFVVTTVFVKETGVKVDRPTANAASEVDPENILIAIDEHGQIFHDERPVSLSEVGMIVRRYSQRAPRPVVLIADKTVTTDVLVNVIDEATIAGAPSVSIAARQEGP; encoded by the coding sequence ATGAGTCTGCGTGCACGCCGACAGTCGCGCATTAAGCCGCCGACACTGACGGATATCAACCTGTCGCCCTTGATCGACATGGTTTTTATCCTGTTGATCTTCTTCGTGGTCACGACGGTCTTTGTGAAGGAGACCGGTGTGAAAGTGGACCGCCCAACGGCGAATGCCGCGAGCGAAGTGGACCCGGAAAACATCCTGATCGCGATTGATGAACACGGGCAGATATTTCACGATGAGCGTCCGGTCTCACTGAGTGAAGTGGGCATGATCGTGCGCCGGTATAGCCAGCGTGCGCCACGCCCGGTCGTGCTGATCGCCGACAAAACCGTGACAACTGATGTGCTTGTAAACGTGATTGATGAAGCGACCATTGCCGGTGCGCCATCAGTCAGTATCGCCGCCAGGCAGGAGGGGCCTTGA